AAAAGCACGCAGGCCACCGCGACCATCGTGCGGTTGCGAGCGAGCCAGCGGCCAAAACGATTCCAGTGACCGGTTTCCAGGCTTTCTGCTTTCGGCGGTGAGCGCGGCCAGTACAGCATCAGCGACGGCAACACATACAACACGACGACAAACGAAATCAGACAGCCAATCGCAGCATAGATGCCGAAGTCTCGCACCGGCACAAGGTTGCTGACGGTCAGCGACGCTAAACCAACGGATGTAGTGCAGGCCGCCAGACCACACGGCAGCCACGCTGTTTTCGCAGCAGAGAAAACGGACTGGCTGGGGTCTGAAATGCCGGAATGCTTCCAGTAGTTGGAAAGGTGAATGGCAGCCGACGTCGTCAGCACGACAAGCAGCGTCGGCATCACGATGAGCACCATGTTCAGAGTCCCGCCGGACAGCGGGATCAAAGCCATCGCCACGATGACCGTGAGAAACGACACCGCCTGCACCAGAGTCGCAAGGCGAATGCTTCTGAGCATCACAAACGAAAACAGCACGCTGACAATGGCAGACAGCAGAATCGGCGACCGGCGTGCGAAATTCCACACCTCGTATTTGGGGTTCCATCCAGCGTCCTGAACGGCATTGTTTAACGCCACAGTGACAATCGGCTGACCGCCCAGATGTATTGTGTCGGCCGGAACTCCAACCTGTTCAACGGCTTCACGAATCGCCGCAACAGAAGCCTCTTTGTCCGCAATTCCGGCTTCAGACAAAGACACCGACACAGCGGCCAGTGATCCCGGCGTCACGAAACACTCTTCGATACACTGCGCCCCGATGCCTTGACCGCTGGCTCCGGGATCCTCCAAACTCAGCAACGCTTCCTGGAAAGCAGACATCGTCGCCGGATCTGAATGCATGCCCAGCCACGACAACTGAAGGGAATACAATGGCTGCGCTTGAATGTACTTCGTCAGTTCCACGTCTGTATTGAAGGCCTTCGATTCCTCCAACGGCACAGCTTCCAGTTCGGGAAGCGGCATATCGCCTTCCACGACTTTCACGTCCAGACCGAATTCCTGCTTGGCCAGATCCAGTATTTCCTGAACAAGGAACTCACCACGCTTGCGGCCGGCTTCGGAAATGCGAATTTTTAGCGGGCCCTTACCGATCAAAACGCCGTCGATTTCAGACATCGCCCGATCGAAGGGGACGTCCCGCGACAACATGCGTGTCAGCAATTCGGTGGGAAGCGTGACATCACTGACATAAGGAGATCCGCCCTCAGACTTGCCACTTTCTGAGCGAGTCCCTTCCAGTTTATCTTCCAGCTTCCGCAATCGAGGGTCGGTGATAGATGCCGAATCCCATGAGACCAGCACGCGGTCCTCAGACGGAAACATGGATTCGTACCATGTTAGAATTCTGGCTTGAGGGTCATTGCGCGGCAGCCAGCCAGCGACGTCGTTGTGCATCTTGAGGTCGCGCAGAGCCCATGCCATGACGGGAATCAGGAACGCGACGCCCACGACAATCC
This DNA window, taken from Fuerstiella marisgermanici, encodes the following:
- a CDS encoding efflux RND transporter permease subunit, with translation MTESRKKPILQRRDRWGHGIPLWIVVGVAFLIPVMAWALRDLKMHNDVAGWLPRNDPQARILTWYESMFPSEDRVLVSWDSASITDPRLRKLEDKLEGTRSESGKSEGGSPYVSDVTLPTELLTRMLSRDVPFDRAMSEIDGVLIGKGPLKIRISEAGRKRGEFLVQEILDLAKQEFGLDVKVVEGDMPLPELEAVPLEESKAFNTDVELTKYIQAQPLYSLQLSWLGMHSDPATMSAFQEALLSLEDPGASGQGIGAQCIEECFVTPGSLAAVSVSLSEAGIADKEASVAAIREAVEQVGVPADTIHLGGQPIVTVALNNAVQDAGWNPKYEVWNFARRSPILLSAIVSVLFSFVMLRSIRLATLVQAVSFLTVIVAMALIPLSGGTLNMVLIVMPTLLVVLTTSAAIHLSNYWKHSGISDPSQSVFSAAKTAWLPCGLAACTTSVGLASLTVSNLVPVRDFGIYAAIGCLISFVVVLYVLPSLMLYWPRSPPKAESLETGHWNRFGRWLARNRTMVAVACVLLTAAAGWGLRNFETETKVIRYFPEDSRLVRDYVFLEDKLSGVISIDTIVKFDTEAQKQLPFIDRARKVHALQQEIRQHPEISGVLSLSSFLDLRKPDPKTMSRFERQMLGRTQQRVGQRIHERLKDNSVDDEISSMLALPDYATDWKESGDQLLNREGDEVWRITAQTSALSDTDLEVLLGDMNAIAESQLSMVGSPNTGHIVTGLIPVFLRTQQAVLESLIRSFGMAFIVIAIVMMVLLRSPFAGLLTMLPNLMPVILIFGLLSWMELKVDIGTMITASVALGIAVDGTLHLITWFKSLVQQGVPVEFAVGKALEHCGPAMWQTSAAIGFGMLALLPAELLLVSRFGWIMAALIFAALVADVVFLPALLGGTLGRLIQKAVCTDIVPESTDEPQTVKLPGAGHGASRKAEAKSDVSSKESA